A region of Lycium barbarum isolate Lr01 chromosome 1, ASM1917538v2, whole genome shotgun sequence DNA encodes the following proteins:
- the LOC132624862 gene encoding uncharacterized protein LOC132624862 has product MATVETKLSMKLLIDTKANKVLFAEVDKDCVDFLFHLLSLSVGTLIRLLKDKGMYGCLPNLYGSVENLHVTYIQWKEIILEPKSSVRISSVPLPLLLNDVTTLYKCSSNCFYTTDVHNSVICPNCGRYMSSKLSYVAPPVVKGAEVAKGGFLKDTVYMVMDDLVVKPMSAVSSITGLNKYFNVKDVSVLQEEVVQFGKEEALKLLKASFESKAVLTSVFLSPIKTEK; this is encoded by the exons ATGGCGACTGTTGAGACTAAATTGAGCATGAAGCTTTTGATTGACACCAAAGCTAATAAAGTTCTATTTGCTGAGGTTGATAAGGATTGTGTTGATTTCCTCTTTCATCTTCTTTCATTGTCAGTGGGCACTCTCATTAGGCTTCTCAAGGATAAAGGAATGTATGGGTGCTTGCCTAACCTCTACGGAAGCGTAGAGAATCTGCATGTCACCTATATTCAGTGGAAGGAAATAATTTTAGAACCCAAGTCTTCTGTTAGAATTTCTTCAGTTCCTCTTCCTTTATTGCTTAACGATGTTACAACTCTTTATAAATGTTCTTCCAATTGCTTTTATACTACCGACGTTCATAACAGTGTAATCTGCCCAAATTGTGGGAGATATATGTCAAGCAAGTTGAGTTATGTTGCTCCGCCGGTAGTGAAGGGAGCTGAGGTTGCCAAAGGGGGTTTTCTGAAGGACACCGTATACATGGTGATGGATGACTTGGTGGTTAAGCCCATGTCTGCCGTATCTAGCATTACCGGTCTTAACAAGTACTTTAATGTCAAGGATGTTAGTGTGCTGCAAGAGGAAGTTGTACAGTTTGGAAAGGAAGAG GCACTGAAGTTGTTGAAAGCATCTTTTGAGTCGAAAGCAGTTCTGACAAGTGTTTTCCTGAGCCCCATAAAAACAGAGAAATAG